The genomic DNA CATCTATCCGTTCCTTGATCCGAAGACGCGGACGGTAAAGGTGAGGGTCGAAATACCGAACCCCGGACTCAAGCTCAAGCCCGATATGTACGTGAACGCTAGGGTTAAGACGCCGCTGGGCCGTACCCTTGCTGTGCCGATTGCTGCTGTTATCGATACGGGCAAGCGGCAGGTGGCCTGGGTCGAAATGAAACCGGGAATGTTCGAGCCGCGTGAGGTTAAGGTAGGGGCGAGGACGGCCGATTACGTGCAGATCCTTGAAGGCCTGAAGCCGGGAGAGAAGGTCGCTTCCAGCGGCGGTTACCTGATCGACTCGGAGGCCCAGTTGAAAGGTGGGTCCGGAGGACACGCCGGCCACGGTGAGAAAAAGAAGGAAGATAAGGGAGCACAGGCTCCGGCGGGAGGGCATGAAGGTCACGGCGGCGCCGCTCCGGCTGAAAAGAAGAACGACATAAAGATGGATGATATGAAGATGTGATTACGCTGCGTGCCTGATGTCGGCCTAGCCGTAATACAATTGAACACTAGCACGTCGCGCTAACGAGGTTTTTCAATGATCGAAAGAGTTATCGAATATTCCGCGAAGAACCGGATCATCATCTTCATGATCTACGGGCTCATCATCGCTTGGGGAATCTGGGCTGTCTACAAGACTCCCGTCGATGCAATTCCCGACCTATCTGACAACCAGGTTATCGTCTTCACCGAGTATCCCGGGCGGTCTCCCCAGGTGGTGGAGGACCAGGTTACCTATCCGCTGGCGGTGAATCTCCAGGGGCTGCCGCAGGTGCGGGCGGTGCGTGCCTCCTCGGCTTTCGGCTTCTCGATGATTTATGTGATCTTCGAAGATAAGGCAGATATCTATTGGGCGAGAACACGGGTTCTGGAGCGGCTGAATTATGCAGCTTCGCTTCTGCCGCCTAACGTGCGGCCGACCCTCGGCCCCGACGGCACCGGCGTTGGGCATGTCTTCTGGTATACCCTTGAAGGAAAAGGGTACGACCTGGAACAACTGAGAACTCTTCAGGACTGGTTCGTCCGCTATCAGCTCAATACAGTCCAGGGGGTAGCGGAAGTCGCCTCCATTGGTGGCTTCGTAAGGGAATACCAGATCGACCTAGATCCCAACAGGCTCTTTTCATACAAAATAACCACTGGACAGGTGATGGAGGCGGTGCAGCGCTCCAATAAGGACGTCGGCGGTCGGCTCCTGGAGCAGTCGGATGCCGAGTATCTCATCCGTGGCAAAGGCTACGTCAAGTCCACCAAAGACCTTGAAGATATAGTCGTCGGCGCCGACATGCGCGGCACTCCCATCTACGTCAGGAACCTCGGTACTGTACAACTGGGAGGTGCCATTCGCCGCGGCCTGCTGGACATGAACGGCGAGGGGGAGGCAGTTGGCGGAATTGTCGTCATGCGCTACGGCGAGAATGCTCATGACGTCATCCATCGGGTGAAGGAAAAGATTGCTGCTCTGGAGAAGGGTCTTCCTCCAGGAGTCAAGATCATGGTCTCCTATGATCGCTCTGACCTTATCATGCGGGCAGTGGATACACTGAAGAAAGCTCTGTTGGAGGAGTCGGTCGTAGTTTCGCTCGTTATCCTCGTCTTCCTCTTGCACTTCACCAGTTCTCTCGTGGTGGTGATAACCCTCCCCATTGCAGTTCTCTTTTCATTCATAACGATGAAGTTGATGGGGGTCACTTCCAACATCATGTCTCTCGGCGGCATTGCAATCGCCATTGGCGTTCTGGTCGATGCCGGCGTAATCATGGTGGAAAACTGTTACCGGCATCTATCGGAGACGCCACCCGAAGAGCGGAAAGAGCGGCGGTTGGAAATTGTCATCTCCTCTGCCAAGCAGGTTGGAAGGGCTATTTTCTTCTCACTTGCCATAATAGTTCTTTCGTTCGTGCCTGTTTTCCTGCTTGAAGGCCAGGAAGGAAAACTTTTTCACCCTCTCGCGTTCACCAAGACTTTTTCCATGATGGGGTCGGCAATAATTGCCATCACCCTCGTGCCAGTACTGATGTATTACTTCATGCGCGGGAAGATGCCGAAGGAGGAGTCCAACCCGGTCTCGATGTTCTTCATCCGGCTCTACTCGCCTGTAATACGATGGTGCCTTAAGTTCAAAAAGAGCACTATAGCACTTAACATAGCCGCTCTTGCGCTCGCCATTCCCATGTTCATGTCGATCGGATCTGAATTCATGCCGCCACTCGATGAGGGCTCACTGCTCTACATGCCGGTGACGCTTCCCAATATCTCCATCAGCGAAGCTAAGCGTCTCATCCAGGTGCAGGACAAGATAATCAAAAGCGTACCGGAGGTGGAGCACGTGCTGGGCAAGGTGGGGCGCGCTGAGACTTCGACGGACCCAGCGCCTGTGTCCATGTTCGAGAGCATCATCATTCTGAAGGACAAGGACAAATGGCGGGCGGGAATGACAAAGGCGGACATCGTCGCCGAACTGGATGCGAAGCTTCAGCAGATCGGCGTCAGAAACGGCTGGACGCAACCAATCATCAACCGAATTAACATGCTCTCCACTGGGGTGCGGACAGACCTAGGAGTGAAGATTTTCGGTAACGACCTGAATGTTCTCAAGGATCTGGCAGTGCAGGCTGAGGGCATTCTGAAGACGGTTCCCGGGGCTGCGGATGTTGTAGCCGAACGCGTTACCGGTGGGAATTATCTCGACATCGACATCGACCGTGAAGCGGCAGCGCGTTACGGTATCAAGGTTGGGGATATCCAGGACGTGATCGAGACCGCGCTAGGCGGCGAGATGCTTACGACGTCAGTGGAAGGGCGCAATCGCTTTCCGATCAG from Geobacter sp. DSM 9736 includes the following:
- a CDS encoding efflux RND transporter permease subunit: MIERVIEYSAKNRIIIFMIYGLIIAWGIWAVYKTPVDAIPDLSDNQVIVFTEYPGRSPQVVEDQVTYPLAVNLQGLPQVRAVRASSAFGFSMIYVIFEDKADIYWARTRVLERLNYAASLLPPNVRPTLGPDGTGVGHVFWYTLEGKGYDLEQLRTLQDWFVRYQLNTVQGVAEVASIGGFVREYQIDLDPNRLFSYKITTGQVMEAVQRSNKDVGGRLLEQSDAEYLIRGKGYVKSTKDLEDIVVGADMRGTPIYVRNLGTVQLGGAIRRGLLDMNGEGEAVGGIVVMRYGENAHDVIHRVKEKIAALEKGLPPGVKIMVSYDRSDLIMRAVDTLKKALLEESVVVSLVILVFLLHFTSSLVVVITLPIAVLFSFITMKLMGVTSNIMSLGGIAIAIGVLVDAGVIMVENCYRHLSETPPEERKERRLEIVISSAKQVGRAIFFSLAIIVLSFVPVFLLEGQEGKLFHPLAFTKTFSMMGSAIIAITLVPVLMYYFMRGKMPKEESNPVSMFFIRLYSPVIRWCLKFKKSTIALNIAALALAIPMFMSIGSEFMPPLDEGSLLYMPVTLPNISISEAKRLIQVQDKIIKSVPEVEHVLGKVGRAETSTDPAPVSMFESIIILKDKDKWRAGMTKADIVAELDAKLQQIGVRNGWTQPIINRINMLSTGVRTDLGVKIFGNDLNVLKDLAVQAEGILKTVPGAADVVAERVTGGNYLDIDIDREAAARYGIKVGDIQDVIETALGGEMLTTSVEGRNRFPIRLRYMRDYRDDIPSIQRILVSGMSGETPVQVPLSQVTKLNVSTGAPEINSEGGLLRSIVFLNVRGRDMGGFVGEAKQVLEKQLKLPAGYYVAWSGQWENQIRAKERLRILVPAGMLIIFILLYFTFHSALEASMVMLSVPFALVGGVYLVWLLGYNMSVAVWVGFIALYGVAVETGVVMVIYLHEALDKKLINGPCTEQDIYDATFEGAVLRLRPKLMTVAVALIGLVPIMWSSGTGADVMKPIAAPMIGGMISSAIHVLIMTPVIFVLMKKHDLKKGRLHYSGMKH